The Solanum stenotomum isolate F172 unplaced genomic scaffold, ASM1918654v1 scaffold25951, whole genome shotgun sequence genomic sequence tgtcataaatcatcaataatATGTGTTGCTTTCAAATCCGTTTACCATTTTACAACTATTGCCCCCTTACAATCTTAAGTTCACAAGTCAACTAACATGAATGGTTCCTCTAAGCTTAATTACCCAACTTAATTAGTCAATACGTCAAATTAAATATTCTCTTCGTCCCAAAATAAATGTTGTCTTggggaaaaaataaattgtttcaaAATAAGTGCTATCTTAAAAATTCAAGACAAGAAAAATTACTCATGTTTTTTCAATAATTCCCTTATATGTATACTCCATCTACTTAATAGTATTCAAATTTCAAgagatatttattaaataaaaataattcaataaaatatatattgtattttttaatttttttaataactgtattttttactaaaattacacttattttgagacatagaataatatataattaaaaattcgCATTATTGTGTTTAAAAGATAATGACAAAGAAGTAACATGTGTTATTAGATCATCACACATACATAGTGTTAGCAGCCATGGATGACCTTACCAAGTTCAGAGGTACAATCAGATATGGAGAATTCTAGAAGGGAGAAAAGAGAATAATCTGGAAATCTAATTTGTATTTCTGATAAAAATCATTCATACATTACAGTATACTATTTATAGTTACTCTGCTAACTAACTGATGACTTGATCTCTTAACCGTTTCTAACCACTTTGTAACAAACTTTACACAAAATATCTTTCTTGActaaagactaaattacccttcatTCCATCAGCTTGAAATGGTTTCCATCATTCAACACCTCTCATCAAGCTGATGGACTAAACAGGTCTTTCATACCAAGTAAACTGAGTAAATATTCATGTTGTGCTCTTCCCAGACTTTTGGTCAGAATATCTGCCAGCTACTCTTTGGTAGGCACATGATTTGTTCTGATCATTCCCTGCAAAATTCTTTCCCTTACAAAGTGGCAGTCTATATCTATGTGTTTAGTTATATCATGAAATATTGGATTTACAGCAATTTGTATTGCTGCTTTGCTATCACACATTAGCTGAGTAGGCACTTGTACTTCAACATCTAGTTCCTTTAGTACACCGGTCAGCCAGATGATCTCTGCAGTAGTTGAAGCCATGCTTCTGAATTCAGCTTCTGCTGAGCTTCTGGAGACTGTGTCTTGTTTCTTTGACTTCCAGGATATTAGAGCTTCCCCAAACTTCACTAAGTAACCTGTGACTGACCTCCTGGTCTGTAGACATGCACCCCAGTCTGAGTCACAATAGGGGGTTAGATTGTTTGTAGATTCTGCTGTCATATACAGTCCAAGTCCAGGTGCTCCTTTAATGTACCTCACAACTCTCAAGGTTGCCTCCATGTGTGAGTTTTTTGGACTGTGCATAAATTGGCTTAGTACTTGAACTGTGAATGCTAGGTCTGGGCTTGTCATAG encodes the following:
- the LOC125851448 gene encoding secreted RxLR effector protein 161-like — its product is MTSPDLAFTVQVLSQFMHSPKNSHMEATLRVVRYIKGAPGLGLYMTAESTNNLTPYCDSDWGACLQTRRSVTGYLVKFGEALISWKSKKQDTVSRSSAEAEFRSMASTTAEIIWLTGVLKELDVEVQVPTQLMCDSKAAIQIAVNPIFHDITKHIDIDCHFVRERILQGMIRTNHVPTKE